A single genomic interval of Zingiber officinale cultivar Zhangliang chromosome 4A, Zo_v1.1, whole genome shotgun sequence harbors:
- the LOC121972563 gene encoding uncharacterized protein LOC121972563 has translation MSVQEGDETSDAIYSISEGEDHQQKAPIPYNPSSLVQEQQAYINWAETEMARLKQEVEAAKALSILQMEQLKKEFQRREEELIRNASADKLEADTENEELRLKDEEIQGNEEAYMFVTEGREKELSTSEVITSKRKTNGLFNLIVELSIPGVKSFKVNAILDTGVTTCCIDQASITSEAIEDNTFIVNFSGINSKTTANKKLKYGSMRIGEHTFWIPYTYAFPLTIGGNITMIIGCNFIRSLYGGIRIEGDEVTFYKNITTIKTQQTIATTFPLEELELEEEEYHQIQEQICTWRSGTLLQDLIKELTDTGYIRDDPTKHWAKNKITCRLEIKNPDLVIEDRPLKHVTPQMQKSFSTHIKALLKLKVIQPSTSRHRTIAIIVHSGTTVDPVTGKEIKGKEHMVFNYKCLNDNTHKDQYSLPGINTIINKVSMHPESVPWTAFWVPDGLYEWLVMPFGLKNAPVVFQRKMDNCFKGTEDFIAVYIDDILVFSESEQEHRGHLKILLDICKKNGLILSPTKMKLGSPTIEFLGATIGESKIKLQTHIITKIVDFSDQELQTTKGFH, from the exons ATGTCTGTCCAGGAAGGGGACGAAACTTCTGATGCCATCTATAGCATATCCGAAGGAGAGGATCATCAG CAAAAAGCACCTATTCCATACAATCCTAGTAGTCTTGTTCAAGAACAACAGGCATATATTAATTGGGCTGAAACAGAGATGGCAAGACTCAAGCAGGAAGTCGAGGCTGCAAAGGCTCTTTCCATTCTTCAGATGGAACAACTAAAAAAGGAATTTCAAAGAAGGGAAGAAGAATTGATAAGAAATGCTTCTGCAGACAAACTTGAAGCTGACACAGAAAACGAAGAGCTTCGATTGAAG GATGAAGAAATTCAAGGAAATGAGGAAGCCTATATGTTTGTAACTGAAGGACGGGAAAAGGAGCTCTCTACTTCAGAGGTAATCACCTCCAAGAGAAAAACAAATGGTCTCTTCAATCTAATAGTAGAACTGAGCATACCCGGAGTAAAAAGCTTCAAAGTAAATGCAATACTGGATACTGGGGTGACCACATGTTGCATAGACCAAGCATCTATAACATCCGAAGCTATAGAAGATAATACTTTTATTGTGAATTTCAGTGGTATAAATTCAAAGACAACTGCTAATAAGAAGTTGAAGTATGGCAGCATGAGGATTGGGGAACATACATTCTGGATACCTTATACGTATGCCTTTCCCTTAACAATTGGAGGCAACATCACTATGATAATTGGATGTAATTTCATCCGATCGTTATATGGGGGCATCCGAATAGAAGGAGATGAGGTAACTTTTTACAAGAACATAACTACTATTAAAACTCAGCAAACTATTGCCACAACATTCCCTCTTGAAGAATtggagcttgaggaagaagaatatCACCAAATTCAAGAGCAAATATGTACATGGCGTTCAGGTACTCTATTACAAGACCTCATCAAAGAATTAACTGACACAGGATACATTAGGGATGATCCCACTAAACACTGGGCAAAGAACAAAATCACTTGCAGATTGGAGATCAAAAATCCAGATTTGGTTATTGAAGATAGACCCCTGAAGCATGTTACTCCCCAAATGCAAAAATCATTCAGTACCCACATCAAGGCTTTGCTAAAGCTAAAGGTGATTCAACCAAGCACAAGCCGGCATAGAACCATTGCAATCATTGTTCATTCAGGTACTACAGTTGATCCCGTAactggaaaagaaataaaagggaaGGAGCACATGGTCTTCAATTATAAATGCCTTAATGACAACACCCACAAGGATCAATACAGCCTCCCTGGCATCAACACTATTATCAATAAG GTATCAATGCATCCCGAGTCTGTTCCTTGGACTGCATTTTGGGTTCCAGATGGGCTTTATGAGTGGCTAGTAATGCCATTCGGATTAAAGAATGCTCCGGTTGTTTTTCAAAGGAAGATGGATAACTGCTTCAAAGGTACGGAAGATTTCATTGcagtatatattgatgatattttaGTCTTCTCTGAATCAGAACAGGAGCATCGAGGTCACTTAAAAATTCTGCTAGACATCTGCAAAAAGAATGGGTTAATATTAAGTCCAACAAAAATGAAGCTTGGAAGCCCAACTATAGAATTTCTGGGTGCAACAATAGGAGAATCAAAGATTAAACTGCAGACTCACATCATTACAAAGATAGTTGATTTTAGTGATCAGGAGCTACAAACAACTAAAGGGTTTCATTGA